The following nucleotide sequence is from Psilocybe cubensis strain MGC-MH-2018 chromosome 13, whole genome shotgun sequence.
CCCGACCCTAAGGCCAAAATGGAAGAATCATCACTCAACGCCTGGAGAGAGACCGTCCCTTTGTGAACCCGCTTGACAAGTTCAGCCTCAGCCAAGTGCTTTCTTCCCTGAGATCGCCTCAAGTTATCATTATTTTCATTATCTATTTTATGGGTGGCACCAACCTTTATGGCCTTGCACTGTTCCTTCCGTCTATTGTCAACCAGTTAGGCTTCAGTCCCAATCATACTCAACTTTTGAGTGTTGGACCCTTTGCCGTTGGATTCGTTGGTACGCTCGCTCATCTGGGCGCTACATTCAGTCACTCATTTTCCACATTTGCAGTGACTATTTTCGTTGCCTATCTATCAGATCGGTTCAAGTCGAGATCAATCCCCCTTGCAGGGATATGTGTTCTGGCAGTCGCCGGTTACTCGATTACTTTGGGTACGTCTAGATATATCTCATCCGACGAGTTTCACATTAACCTCTCATCGCAGCATCGACCAACAAACACCTTTCATATGCAGCACTTTATTTGATGGTTCCGGGTGTCTATGGCCCAACTCCAATGGTGGCAGCTTGGTTGTCCAACAATTCGGAGCCTTACTATCGACGAGCGACAAGTATAGCCCTCGGGTTTGTGGCCACGAACACTGTACAGATTTCCATAATTATGCCTTCCGTAATATCTCACTGACAGACACACAGGGCGGTATACTGAGCACATGGCGTTACCCCTCAAAAGAAGGCCCAAAGTTCCACAAGACGACCATCATGAATTTGACATTGTACGTCGGCAATTTTATGACAgcattttcctttctttttaaCATCTTTAAATCAGCGCACTTTCAATAATGGCGCTAACGCTCCTTAATGCGCTGATCCTCATCAGGTCGAATAAACAGAAGAAGCTCAGGCGCGCTGAAATCCTTGCGCCATATGTTACAGAGAAAGAACCGGATGGTGGGCTCCGTGCGTGGGTAGAACTCGGCGACGAACATCCTGATTTCCGGTATGTTTTGTAGTGGTGTGATGATTCAGGCTCGTAATACCTACTTCATGGGCCCTCCCTTCGTGTACTAATATTTAACTTCACAACCTAATGGTATTACATCAACTGCGCAATGTCGATAATAACACTATCACAAGATATCACAAGACCGTAGAGTCTGGACAATTAATGGCGGGTAATAGTCATGTCAACAGACGCAAAGCTTAAATCAGTAACACAACCGCACAACAAGCGACTCTTACTAAACGGTCAAAGGTGGGTGTCCAACACATCTCCGGAGTGAACGATGTCTTCCATATGTTGCAGTGATCACGGTGTGGTCATTAAAAATACAATGATCCAATGTCATAACAGATTACAACTTGGCGTCAGCCTTTTTAACTACGTAGGCAACACCTCCACCAAGAACGACCTTCCCAGTAGTCAAGTTCTTGGTCTCAAAGGCAACTTCAGTCGTTCCTTTAGGGCCCTTGCCTACTTCCCAGATACTGGTCTCGAGCTTATCCCCTGGCTTAACAGGGGCGGTGAAGCGCACACCGAAGAACTTGAGTGAATTTGGGTCGTTTCCACCAACGGTCTTCAGAACCGCACGGCCAGCAAAGCCGAACGTCGACAGCCCATGAAGAATGACACCTCCAAAGCCAGCCCCTTGTCCAATCTTGGGGTCTATTGATAACTCGAATGTTAGATACACCGGCTATGAAGATAATCTTATCACTAACCGATGTGGAGAGGGTTATAGTCTCCGCTTAGGCGGAAAATAATAGCCTGCTCTGGGGTTGTCTGGTCCTCGACAACCCAGTCAGCCTTGCGGTCTTTGGGGATGGGCTTGCCTTGAG
It contains:
- a CDS encoding putative transporter C11D3.18C, translating into MDNKIDGSPERATSTTDSSSLHKSESEKYILDRVDHATVRRAVLKMDLTLLPVMTIFYLLSFLDRANIGNARVAGLQKSLHMTDRQYQIAVTTTYVPYILAELPANLLLRKIGPNYVMPTILTLWGIIVILQGFVTSFHGLVVARAFLGLMEGPMFPGIVLYLSGFYTRAELSLRIAYFFSAASLSGAFSGLLAAAIVNMNGVGNKPGWSWIFIIEGIFSVLVGVISFYLVPATPKDSRFLSEDQKQIITQRLERDRPFVNPLDKFSLSQVLSSLRSPQVIIIFIIYFMGGTNLYGLALFLPSIVNQLGFSPNHTQLLSVGPFAVGFVVTIFVAYLSDRFKSRSIPLAGICVLAVAGYSITLASTNKHLSYAALYLMVPGVYGPTPMVAAWLSNNSEPYYRRATSIALGFVATNTGGILSTWRYPSKEGPKFHKTTIMNLTFALSIMALTLLNALILIRSNKQKKLRRAEILAPYVTEKEPDGGLRAWVELGDEHPDFRYVL